The Salvia splendens isolate huo1 chromosome 20, SspV2, whole genome shotgun sequence nucleotide sequence tcggtcatttcgcttgcctctgactccggctgctgtgattgctatgcttgatgatgccgatctgattgctcggcacttttaagcgcaatctgcagacactcttttgctctcttttgatcacctcggatgaccgctatcccacctttagtgggaatcttgatggtgaggtgataagtagagcaaacggcccgaactgtgttgagccagtctcttcccaagatgatgttgtacggggaccgagcttttaccacaaagaactcgatcatcgtactggagcttgtaggcgcttttcccaccgtgatcggaaggctgataataccttcagggcgggtgtcctcctgggcgaaacttttcagaggaagtggagccggactgagccgagctggatccacttctagtttatcgaaacattctttaaaaagaatgctgactgacgctccggtatccacaaacactctgtggatcagtttgtttgccactccggcttggatgacaatagcgtcttgatgaggagagatggccgggacgggatctgcatctgaaaatgtaatcacttcgtcctgcttcagccttttatgcgttggctcctctcgattgaagcctctgcgctctgacttcagggacgatttagtcttcccggcagggagagcatcaatagtcaggattactccatcatattgcagctcgtcatcgtcttcggggtcctgttgctttttcagatcctgaggagcgcagtttgcacctctctgctttttgttctttttcggctgcttgctttggtatttttttaacgtccctgctttcacaagagcgtcaatacctgcagccaaatgtcggcactcctcggtatcgtgaccgtggtcttgatggaaggagcaatattgatcctgaggtcgacgcgcggccgatttcgtcatccgctttggtttttcgaacatatcggaatgcagttcgaaaatttccgctctcgacttgttcaatggtacgaactgggcgggcggcttctcgggattgagacgtggccccaatcggtcttgcaccggagtcctttgaatcctttcaaaaggagttcggcgaggatgtccctgatcgccaaaaggagttcggcgaggatgtccctgatcgctatgatcgggcttcctcctgtctcctcgggatgagctgtctaaagaccgtttgcgacggtctgcctcatcggcacgggagaattggtccgcaatgtcccacatctcttgagctgtttgcggactgcattccacgagctttctgtagagagctccgggcaggattccattttggaatgccgaaatgacaagtagatcattgagatcgtctacttgtaggcattccttgtggaatctcgtcataaagtcgctgatcttttcgtcgcgaccttgacgtatagaaagcagctgagccgaagtgattcgggcttccgctttctgaaagaacctcctgtggaaagcatccattagatctcggtaagatctaatgctgccttgggggaggctatcgaaccaccttcttgcgttcccgataagcagctcgggaaacagcttgcacatatggacctcattgagaccctggttcgccatgttatactgatagcgtcccaggaagtcatgaggattctctaacccgtcataagtcatcgacggagttcggtagttctgtggcaagggagtttgggtgatatcgtccgagaacggagtcttcaatgctccgtacatggcgaacccgacatctcttcggtatggaggagatggagttctcctgtgattccggtaccgaggaggaacaggaacatgtcggggttgaggattcttcttcctggaagacacggcactactgcggtagtgactttcatgtctggatgaggagggagaatccaccgttttcgtctccggcttttggcccttttgcaggaaaattaagaactcttcctgcttctcggccaaaaacaacttgacagcctcgttcaaatcgggctgctgggaagactcggtgcgatgagtctttgagcggcttgttccttctccgtgagaactggaagtagatttctcctgAGGCTGTTTTCCacacctgcgggctggactagcttcctcagggttatcacgaacggtattatgggtgttatgtgatctggtatgcattttttttttttttttttttttggggtggaaaaagggtcaaaaattcgctttatcacaaatttggttctctgtttcccacagacggcgccagtgatggttaggcgaatttttgatggtaacaaATGCGGgtgaaaaatatagatcacgacacaaggaattacgtggttcgatttactgaggtaaatctacgtccacgggaagaaaggagggcaagattgtattgcttgatctggtttacagcttacaaatacagacttgctatatgatatttgatgtctagagcccttcctctatctgatctaagttctatttatacattgaactaagatcgtggcttgcatcaccactaactaggtcgtggcttgcatcaccactaactaggtagtggatgtcgtggaggtcatgagatcctgcatgggtccactatctctttgtttggtccgctatcctgcatgagaccatgcatgagttgacaccactaaatagatcgtgtagtggaggtcgtggaggttctgcatgagtccactatctcccagttcggtcgaatactgagaccgaacttctgaactattgccgagcagcttttgccgatctgagagtagagcttgattggtcggcttttaccgagctgtaggctggggccgaactctttggtaatgccgaactgattggttggcttttaccgagctgtaggctggggccgaactctttggtaatgcggctggggccgaactctttggtaatgccgaactgatactcttccttgggctttgggctgatgggccgtcactgctattgggcttgtttagtacgtaccccatcagttTCATTGTTCCAAAACACACACAGATATAACTATAAAAACACAAGGcacaaaaatcaataaatcatCGTTAACCATTAAACTCGACTACAAACAATCACTAATAAACTTATGCAAAGCAAGCACGGACGATCCGTTCTCGCCCAACGCCGCGGCCGCGGAGGTTTTCATCTCTGCGACCCGGCGGCGTATTTCCCTCCCCGTGTTCGAATCCATCAGCTCCCTAACCCGCCTCTCCAGCTCGTCCGCGGTGACGAACCCGCCCTCAGCCGCATCCAGCGGCAGCGCCgccttcatctcctccaccagaaaCACCTTACTCATCCTCTGCTCCGCGTAGAGCGGCCACGCGATCATCGCCACCCCGCTCGCCACTGCCTCCATCACCGAGCTCCTCCCGCAGTGGGTCACGAAGCCGGCCACGGCTTCGTGACCCAACACCTCCAGCTGCGGGGCCCACGACCTTACTACAAACCCCCTGTCTTTAGTCCTCTCCAGAAACCCCTCCGGCAGAATCTCCTCCAGATTCGGATCTCCCCCGCCCTTCCCCGGGGGATTCCGCACCGACCAGAGGAATCTATGGCCGCTTCTCTCCAGCGCCACCGCCGTCTCTTTCAACTGCTCGGCGGAGTGCAAACCCCTCCTCCCGAAGCAGAGGAAGACGACGGTTTTTCTCGGCTGCGCATCGAGCCAGCGCAGGCAATCATGATCTACAGCTGGATTGAGTTTCGGAATCTGCGGGCCGACTAAGTAAAGCGGCGGAGTTACTCCGCCGGGGACGCAGAGGCCGTTTTCTATGGCTTGTTTAGGTCTGAGTTCGATACCGTCAAATCCATTAGTAAGGATTCCACAAGACTTCCTCATGTTCTTCGCAGTTTCCAGGACATGCTTATACACATTACTCCCTCGGAAAAACATTATCTGTGGCATATCTGATGAGAGGATACCCGGAATTCCGGGGAAGTAAAGGTATTCGTTCATATCTCCGATGTCGGCATCGACGGTCTCAATCCAGGTAGGGAAGTTCAGAAACACTGCCACCCCGTGTGTACCGGTGGTGTCGTAGAAGTAAGTGGGAATGCCGAGGGCGGCCGAGACTTGGCACGCGGCGTTGCAGAAGAAGTCGAGGACCAGAGCCGCGATTCGTGATTTTTGGGAGATTTCTTCGAGGGCGGCGCGGAGGTTGGGGTTGTGGAGGCGGGGGATTTCGAAGAAGGCCTCGACGTGGTTTTTGATTGGTGTTTGGGGCGGCGGGAGGTCGGGGAGGCGGCGGTATGTGACGGAGGGAGGggtggaggcggcggcggaggagtcAGCGGTGCTGATTATTGTGATGGGGAGGGTGGGGTAGTGTGTGGAGATGAAGGTGGCTAGCGCTACCGTCGGGCTCAAATGTTCCGCCGCAGAGTAGAGAATTAtggttttttccatttttgatgCATTATGAAGTAGGTACTACAATTCACTTATTATAGAGCATGTAATATACTTCAAACAATAAATATACTTCCAACTGTCTAGTTACATCTAGCTACAGTAGAGCACTCCCACCATACATTCTACCCACCACATTAATACTTCCAAAGAGAAAATACGTGGAAGAGTCGTGCCCTTAGGtttacaaatttcaaattcatgTTATTCTCTTTCTTTACTCGATCCATATTTTTGCAATTAAGGAAATATTAAAGGTTTAGGGTAAAAACTCATAAATCATTTCCGGAAGAAAAACTTGGATAGATATCCGTCCCAAATatctgaaaataaaaattataataagtgTAAGAgaattgaaattaatttggAAATTTTCGAAGGATAAATTGAAATCTAATGATCTCTTTTGAACTTTTAAAGTTAGAGGAGTACGGGGATTTTGGAGAAATTAATATCGTGTGTGTGTTTTTAAAGGTAAAATTTGACCGTGAATAAATATCTATTATCCCTTAAATAAttagaaatgaattaaaattatatactactagCTAGGTTGTATGGATCGTTTTGATCATAGTTGGTGTTCAATTTATATTGACTTGGGCTAAGAAAGTTAATTGTAAATCCCATCCTTTATTAGTAATTTATAATGTGATGTACGTAACTGATATTGTAGAATGTTATGATTATGATATATGAGAGTTGAGACCACAGGAATAGGATACGTATCTTCACCCTAAAtttgatttatataaaaaataaatgtgaaTTGTGCTAGTCAACGAGTAAGTCTTCTTAAAAACAAAAATCAGCATTTTATACGAGGTAGGCatacacaaaccgaaccggactGCCGGTTCACAAACCGGAACAGGAACCGGCGCCGGCGGTTCGAACCAAatggcggttcggcggttcaggCGGgctggttcaggttcaaaaaaagcgtgaaccgtaaccggcggttcagcgGTTCCAACGGTAGGATTCCGGCTAGGGCGGAGGTTTTCAGGCTAGATGTGCAGAAAAACCGACGGTTTACGTCAGAAACTGGCGGTTTTCAgacgtaaaccgccggtttccgacggttccggacctttttcaggtggcagcgtataggtggcagtgtatatgcctgaaaaccggtcagaaaccggcgatTTCCGTCAGcaaccgtggactgaaccgtCGGTTCAGGCTGTAAACCGgccgaaatttgaaatttgaaatttgaatttttttttatttcctccaattttactcctataaatacctcacttcccccatcatttttactcaccccattcttgtgttaagaAGGAttttcttctcaatctcaatttctatattctctatcctcattctctctaattgctcaagttgtttactactatatttgttgttgtgttcgtaatttaccatttattcaatactccatatttcatactactttcattttgtattatgtcttcttctcgtggtggaccgggacgtggtgatcggggcaacgGAATtccccaagatcaaagtagtcgtccccaaagatcaaagcgacctagtcgtcgagaagttatggaagaggtttcccgagtggcggctgaacgcatgcaagtaagttctaaaaaataaaattatttttacaattcataatttcataagattgagttttttaattttttttgtgttcctaattaaaacttcaacttatataatatttatagatagaagaagatcataggaccgccatgctactcgcttttaaaagtagaaaaatagAAGTCTCGATATTCTTTAAGCTATTAAAACAATTTAAACAGTGTCTGGAGTTAAATTCATCCCAGTTTAATAAAACGAGCCATAAAGCTCTTATTAAATTATTCCTTAAGAAAAGCTCCAACTATTTTAATTATCACtttcacaacaaaataaataaaacaccaACTATTCAAATAGTTAACTCTTGGCTTGgaacattaaaataaattttaatgtacACACCATATTTACTATACAAGATTTTCtagtatttaaaataaatacttttcttgtaactagttgaattaatttacTTGTCTTGTAATCAATTATTGcgattatttttcttatatctTTATTTGAACAAACGCGATCATAAGATTATTTTTCTAATAATGTATAAAACGATATTGATAATCCAAAATGACAATTGATAATCTAGGAATATAATTCCACTCAAATAATCCAATATGATATAAAAAACAATATCCAAATATAAAAAACTCAAATTCAACAATTGTAAATAAAAGCAAAAATAAACTTCTTCTGACTTGAACATGGTCAT carries:
- the LOC121780846 gene encoding baicalein 7-O-glucuronosyltransferase-like, translated to MEKTIILYSAAEHLSPTVALATFISTHYPTLPITIISTADSSAAASTPPSVTYRRLPDLPPPQTPIKNHVEAFFEIPRLHNPNLRAALEEISQKSRIAALVLDFFCNAACQVSAALGIPTYFYDTTGTHGVAVFLNFPTWIETVDADIGDMNEYLYFPGIPGILSSDMPQIMFFRGSNVYKHVLETAKNMRKSCGILTNGFDGIELRPKQAIENGLCVPGGVTPPLYLVGPQIPKLNPAVDHDCLRWLDAQPRKTVVFLCFGRRGLHSAEQLKETAVALERSGHRFLWSVRNPPGKGGGDPNLEEILPEGFLERTKDRGFVVRSWAPQLEVLGHEAVAGFVTHCGRSSVMEAVASGVAMIAWPLYAEQRMSKVFLVEEMKAALPLDAAEGGFVTADELERRVRELMDSNTGREIRRRVAEMKTSAAAALGENGSSVLALHKFISDCL